TTTAAGTTTAAAACAATTAATTGTTTTTTGCTATCAATTTGTACCCATTCCGGTATTTTAAGTTGCTTAGCAAGCAAGTTCATGACAGAAGTTATTGGTAAATTCAGCTCCCCAACTGAGAGATTAGTAGCTTTCAGCTGAACATTTCCATTTTCCATCACATATGGTAATAGATATAAATAAAATTGAACATCATGCCCAAATAATTTAAACGTACCAATCAGTTCCGCTTCATCATTTAAAACTAATTCATATTTAATGCCATCATCTTCAATAAATTCATTTAAAGAATGAGCAACCAGTCGATTAATTTCTGCTTTTTCAGCAGCTACTTCAAAAGAGACATCTTTTTTATTTTTGGATGCAGTTGTATCGGTAATCGTATTAACTGGTACAGTTATCTTAGTAAATCCCCATATGCCTAAACCTAAAATAATCGCAATTAAGCCTAAAAATGCCCATTTCCAAGGATTATCAATTCTAATTTTCTTAAGCGACTTTAACCAATTTGTTAATTTTGTTTTCATAAAGTCAATCGACTTCCTTTACATTTTATTTTTTACCACTCTTTACGACTAGCCATCATTTCATCAAAAAGTGATTGAGCCATCAGTTCGTACCCGCTATCATTTGGATGGAAGTTATCTTCCTCAAAAAGTAAATCATTAAATACTTTGCTTTCTTTCTTATCGTTTACACTAGAATCAATTGTATCTTTTTGATCTTCAGACAGTTCTGGTTGGTTTCCACCTTTATATAAAATATCATTAATTGGAATAAAGTGAGCCTTTTGCTCCTCTTCAACAACACTTTGGGTCGTTTCATTCCAAGAGTCAACAATATCTTGCATTTCAGTTATTTCTGAAAAGTATAAATAAAATGGATTATAGATACCAAAAACATAAATTGGAGCATCTGAATTTAACGAACGTAGCTCTTTAAAGGTTTCTTCAATTCGTTCTTTATATTGCTTTTGAGGTTTGATGAAACTATCTTCTTTGACTTTTAATAACGTTGAACGAACAACTTTCATTAAATCATTGCCACCAACTGTCAAAACAATCACATCAGCCTTTTTAACATCATTTTGCAATTTCTCATCTTTTTTTATCCGCTTCAAAATTTGATCGCTACGATTCCCTGATATCCCATAATTACTTGTTGATACGGTTTCAATTTCGTCTTTGCTTTCAAGTAATTCTGCAACTAGCGGGACATAACCACCTCGCCCAGTGCTATCGCCGATACCTTCTGTTAAAGAATCGCCAATTGCGACTAAGTTCAACTCTTTTGTTTTGATTTGCTCGGAACTGCTTTCTTTGCCCTTATTTTCTATTATAGTAGTCTTACTGTTATCTTTTGAAATAAACATCATTACTTGAAAGACAATCAGAGCTACCACTCCTAAAAAAAGGATGATTCCTAAAAAGGAACGTATTCTCTTCATTCTGATCCCCCACTTTATTTTTAGTGAGTTTAAAAAGAACAGATCAAGTTTAATTGATCTGTTCATCAAAATCACTTTGCTTTAGTCTGTATAATACATAATCGCAAATGCACCTTTTCCAGCATGAGTAGAAATAATTGGACTCGTTAATTTCACACGCATTGGTGTATCTGGCAAAATTGCTTGAAATTCATTTTTTAAATTTTCTAAATACACTTCGTCATCCGCAAATGAAAAAGACATCGCATTTAAATTAGGCGTATTTTTCAGTGTTTCTTGTAATTCAGCAATCCATTTATTGATTGGCTTCATACCGCGTCCTCGAACACAAACTTCAAGTTGACCATTGACTAATTCCATCATCACTTTAATATTTAAGAAACTTGATAGCGCACCGGCTAATTTCCCGATTCGCCCACCTTTGACTAAGTTTTCTAAAGTCACGACACAAATATAAAGTTTTGTATGTTCCTTAACATGTTCAATTCGCTTAAGAATCGTTTCTTTATCTGCCCCTTCCTGAGCTAATTTCGCAGCTTCAAGAACTTGGAATGACAGTCCACGATCCGTAAAATCACTATCAATAACGGTCACATCAGTTTTAGATAATTGAGCTGCTTGGTGCGCAGCATTAACTGTTCCACTTAACTTTTCAGTCATATGAATGGAGATAACCTCACTACCATCGGCCCCTAGTTCATCATAAAGCTCAACAAAATAACCGATTGGTGGTTGACTTGTCTTTGGTAAATCCTTAGCTTCAGCCATCATGCCCATAAAGTCTTCTTTTTTAATGGTTACACCATCTGTATATAACACATCATCAATCATCACCGTTAATGGCAAGACATGGATTCCTAAGCTTTCAATTTCATCTGAGCCTAACTCGGCGGAAGAGTCCGTCACAATTTTAATTTTCTTCATTTTTTATTAACCCCACACTTTCTTTATGCAAAAATTGACTTGTTCGTGCTATAATAATAAAAAGCAGATAAAAAAGGCTTCTTCATTAAACACGTTTAAATTTTTAACTTCTGTAATGTAGTATAACAGATTCTTGAATTTTCGTACACTAGAGATACGAAAACTTCTGTTGAAATCTGAATAAAAATCCAATAAA
This Carnobacterium maltaromaticum DSM 20342 DNA region includes the following protein-coding sequences:
- a CDS encoding DegV family protein; the encoded protein is MKKIKIVTDSSAELGSDEIESLGIHVLPLTVMIDDVLYTDGVTIKKEDFMGMMAEAKDLPKTSQPPIGYFVELYDELGADGSEVISIHMTEKLSGTVNAAHQAAQLSKTDVTVIDSDFTDRGLSFQVLEAAKLAQEGADKETILKRIEHVKEHTKLYICVVTLENLVKGGRIGKLAGALSSFLNIKVMMELVNGQLEVCVRGRGMKPINKWIAELQETLKNTPNLNAMSFSFADDEVYLENLKNEFQAILPDTPMRVKLTSPIISTHAGKGAFAIMYYTD
- a CDS encoding SGNH/GDSL hydrolase family protein, coding for MKRIRSFLGIILFLGVVALIVFQVMMFISKDNSKTTIIENKGKESSSEQIKTKELNLVAIGDSLTEGIGDSTGRGGYVPLVAELLESKDEIETVSTSNYGISGNRSDQILKRIKKDEKLQNDVKKADVIVLTVGGNDLMKVVRSTLLKVKEDSFIKPQKQYKERIEETFKELRSLNSDAPIYVFGIYNPFYLYFSEITEMQDIVDSWNETTQSVVEEEQKAHFIPINDILYKGGNQPELSEDQKDTIDSSVNDKKESKVFNDLLFEEDNFHPNDSGYELMAQSLFDEMMASRKEW
- a CDS encoding YpmS family protein produces the protein MKTKLTNWLKSLKKIRIDNPWKWAFLGLIAIILGLGIWGFTKITVPVNTITDTTASKNKKDVSFEVAAEKAEINRLVAHSLNEFIEDDGIKYELVLNDEAELIGTFKLFGHDVQFYLYLLPYVMENGNVQLKATNLSVGELNLPITSVMNLLAKQLKIPEWVQIDSKKQLIVLNLNEYKTDTGMTIKAKKFDLKNDDIRFTISVPLKEIKNKK